The DNA segment GAATCCCCACATCTCACATGAAAACCCAACTCTAATTTGCAAGAAGGGGAAGTCAACACATAATATTATTAACTTTCTCATGTGATGAGGCTATAAACTTAGGCTTAATTCAGATAATATATTTATTAGGGGAGCATAAGAAACGCTAACATTATACGAAAATGTTGAGGCAACATAGCATTTGTGGACTGAAAActataaagaaaagaagaagcatAATTAATACTGAAACAAAATTTAAAGCATCAGACGAACTGTCGTCTGTAAACATTAAGAAGAATCTGTATTCGTATTGTTGTCGTCATCATAGCCGTTCGTAGTAGAAGGCGAGGCGTGTCAGCCGTCCGTTAGAAGTCCTTGAGCATCTTGCGCACCTGCTCGAGCGTCACGAAGAGGACGACGGTGAAGGGGCCTTGGCGGGACACGGTGGGCACGAAGCCCTTGTACAGCGCCATAGGACCCTCCGCCTTCACCGTCTTCAGAGCGCAGTCCAGCGCCCCGGCGTACGGCGGCGCCGCCCCCTTCTCCACCTTCATGTTCATCACACGCGTCTTCACCACGTCCACCGGGTTCGACGCCACTGCCGCAACCAGCCCCGCTGCGAAGCTCGCCGCCACGTGCGTGCCCAGCCCGTCTGCCCCCGCCCCGCGCTGCCGCAGGATCGCCTCCTTCGCCTGGTCGTACGTCGCCAGCTGCGACGCCGTGACGATCATCGCCCGGTTCACCGTCAGCGACGACCCACGCCACAGGCTCCCGACCCCTTCCTGGCGGGCCATTCGCCCGATGGCGTCGAGCACGCTCCGGTAGTTCCGGCGCTCAGCGGGGGGAAGCCGCCCGTCGGCTTGCATCCGGACCATGGCCACGTCGGCGGGGTTCCCGACCGCCGCCCCGATACCACCGGCGATGAGGCCGGCGGCGATCTTGCGATGAAGCGGGAGGGACCCACCGTCGCCGGACGCGGACCAGCGCTTCTTCAGCATGTCGTAAAGGCCCATGCGGGTGGTGGAGTAGAGTGTCTGGCGGAGAACAGTAGCCGAGACCCCAGAGAATAGCCCAGCAGGGCCCTCCGCGCGGAGGATCTGTGCGCCCACCGCAATCGGTCCAGGGCGGCGCGGCAGGGGAAGGGACGGCTGGTGATGATGAATGGTGGCCAAGCCAGAAGCACCCTGGAGAGCGACGGCTGGGCGGAGGGAGGAGACTGCGGGGCTGAGGGCCTCGCCTTGGAGCTGCATGCGGACCTTGATAAGGTCGAGGGGGTGGGTGGAACAGCCGGCCACGATCGAGGCGATGCCTCCTTCCACGAACCCTTTCACGCCCATCTCTCGTTAGCAGAATAAAAAGAATAAATCAACCAAAAATAATGCTCAAGGTGGATCCTTTAGGCCAAAGGGGCGGACAAAATCCCAACTTTAGGCAGAAAGGATCGGAAAGTAGGCTCCTTTGGATCGCTAAAATTACAGCGATAACCAGTTGGAGTTGGAGTTCATCTCACTGGAGACCAGGAGATGGGAGTGGAGGGCGAAGGCTACGGAAGAGGAGTGTGGAACGCTGGGCCGCTGAGACATATGCTTCTGTGTAAGTACGAGTTGGAGGAGAGGCGGAGGGTGAGCAATTTATAATGTGTGCTGAGCTCCCAGATGCCATGACGAgagaaggaggaaggaagaagccgACGCGAAGTCGAGGAGGGGGAGGCCGAGTCCGGGGGAGGGTCCGATTCCTCTCTAGACGCGGATTTTACTTTTAATTGGGAGAAAACAACTGGCTTAGGGTTTGGAACCGTCTGGTATTCTTCCCTGAGGTGGAATCTGGGCCGTTGATTAAGCATCGAACGGTTCTTGGTGCTCCCCCATATTCCGCGACCGGCCGAGGGTGCGTTGCCACTCGTACACGCGTATTTACACGTGATTTGATGCACCACTGCCACAGGTTTCATCGACGCCGTCCGTCAATGGTGCGTACGGCTGTTGATTTTAGAGGAAGGGTGGGGCCCGATCTTTTGTTCGTCACTGCCGACGCTATTGGGAAGAACGTTCACTTTCGCGTTTGGTGATTGGTAACCGTCCGAGGAGTGCGCACCTGCTTCAGCGTAACTCAATGCTTTGCGCGTTCGATCAACCCACGAAGGAACCAATGTGGGACCTATCGCTAGGCTCATTGATACCTACCATCACAGGTCGGGTTACGAAGACGGGTAACCCGTCAAGGGTAATTGTATTAGGAGTCGTGTTGGTTTAGGTAGGAGAGCGACCTGAGAAGACATTTTCCTATGCGGTGCACGTGTCAGCCACAGCTTGGATGACTGAGCATGGGGCCCATCAGGATGGCGTGACGCACGGGACGCGGCAGCGGTGCAGGCCGACCGCTCCCGGTGGACCGGAAAGAGCGGGCAGCCCGTTGACAATTCAATGGTTGACCCTCGTCTTAGTCTTTTCACGATGGTAAACACGTATTAGTATAATCTACTAATAACGTAATCGAAATGGACGAAAGATTCCCATCCAGTAGAGTTCGGAACGATCCGATCTACGTAATATTGTTTAcgttaatatttttattcatgtttTAGGAATATAGAAGCTCATAAAAGAATATACAGATATATAAACAAACAGAATAGTCAAAGAAATTCGCGATGGATACATCGAATGAAAACCCTCTTTCAAACCAAAAGCATCAaagtcaaaagaaaagaaataatgcATATTACAGTAAGAAAACAATGCATGTAGACTTTTCTCCTCCGGTGGTTGGAACAGTACCAATTCTGACCAAGTACGTTTTCAAGGTTGATTCAATTGATGCATCCACACCTTGCAAATAGCTGTGTGGATGCTTTGGCAATGGATAGGCTCTCAATCGATCATCGATTAATTGCAAGTTGCCAGCTTTTTCGTTAACAGCATAATCGCGTTACTGATTTCATGAATATACTGATGTTATTCGAGAACCATATTTTTTTTGTGGAACTCGATTGTCCACTTCAAAAAGAATATAATCCAACATTTATTCCAAAGCAAATATTCTTCCAAGAGAACAAATTCCACATTAGATTAAAACAAATAAAACCTCTCCACACATATGCCTATTAAATAGATCAATCCCTCCTATTCccctatgaaaaaaatatattattaataaaaactttaactatatatatatatatatatatatatatatatatatatatatattgaaaagggGGTAAATGACTTAAATATTCTACAACAATGAAGGCACCCAACTTGAGACAAAGTATGATCATATAAGCAGCTTCCATAGAGATTGATAGGTGTCAGATACACACATCTTGAAAATCTGAACCTGCAAAAAAAATGCTGCACAAAAACTTCTTATCCTACATATGTGACCATGAGACTCTTCAACAAAATGGGCTTTAGCTTTTGAGCCCGAGTCACAAACCAAGTAACGTTTTAGGCTGGCTTTTACAAAAATGAGCATTTGCAATTAAGTTTTCAAGTGTGCTACTTCCAATATTCTGTTTCTGTGGAATGGCGATCCCGATGGTGGAATGAGACCCAAACTTCGCATCACTTTAGTTTTTCTAGCACTAATATCTACTGCTGATTCTGGTGCAGAAAACTTGGCCTGATGATCCTGCATGAAATTGGGATCAGAACAAAAGCTGAATATATAATTTACAAAAGGAAAAACTGATATATACTTACAGATTTAAGGCTCTCTATCTTCTTCGGCTGTGTAGCATTTCCACGCTTTTGTTCTTCGAAGTCACTTGGCTTCATGTTTTTGCATGTCGAAGCAGCAATCCTCACCATCTTCATTGCAATATTTTTCCTTGCTTCACCCTGCTCCATGGCTCTGTTTCCAGCTACCTCATTGCTAAACATTTCCATGGTCTGTTCTGCAACATTTTTATGATTTAGTTCTTGAAAATCATTTTGCCTAATTCTTTTAGGTACAAGATCCCTATTAGCTCCTTTGTCTACATAATCTTGGAGTCCTGACTCATGATTTTTTTTGCCTTTGTCTTTTGACATTTCactaataaaattttttttaaccTCTAGCTGGGCATCCTTTTGCTTTCGTTTTCTTAGGGTATATTTCTTGACAATTACAGTTCCAGCAGCTTCATCCCCAGAAATTTCTTTTGAAGCTTTACCTGGAAGCTTTTCTTTTATATGTACCCTATCCATTTGTCTCGATTGCTCTGAGCAAAGTTGCTCCAAAACTTTCATGTTAGAAGCTCCAGTGTTCACTTTATCCATCATGTTTAACTTTCCTGATCCACAAGACTCTGTATATTGGCACCTGGACCATTCTATTATATACATTTCCATTTCATGCTTCTTATCGGCATTGCGTGGTGATCGCCTTAAACAATCTCTTTTTGTGCTATTGACTCCAAAAGCCCCAATTATTTCTTTCTCTGCAATATTATGGTTTTCAGGTGTACCTTGTCGTATGCTATTGCCTCCTATAGCTTCTTTCCCATACTTAACATTTATCCTTTGTTCTCTTCCTTCATCTTCTTTAGTTTTTGTATTCCTTGCAGCTTTATCTCTTGCATCATATTTTCTCTTTTGCTTTGAGCTTCCTTCTTTTTGTTTATTCGAAGAACCTATCTGAAAAGAAACTTACATTAGTCCAATGGCTAAGATATCCAGCATCTTTTCTCCAGTATAGTCCGTATAAACTAAAAATGATTGCAACTAGATTCACATAGTAGTCAAGTCATAATATGATAGCTTTTATTTATGCTGAAAGACAGATTAACTTCTATAACAATTTGACAAATGTACTCTCATAGATGGAGAACCAACTTCTTTCTGGTTCCTTGCAGTCTTGATTTGCTTTTGCATTTTGCCTTTAGGTGATTCAGATGTTGTATGTCCTGCAAAGTAAAACAAAAACAATAGTTATCAGTGAATGTCTATATGATGTTTTCTGAGGTTTAGGAGCAAGAAATCAAATTGGTTAACCCAGTCGGCATAGATCAGTAACATTGTTAATAAGGTTGACAAGTAAATCTGTGAAATAAAAAAGGCAAGGAAAGAATAATAATGGAATATTGTTAATAAGGTTGACAAGTAAATCTGTCAAAGTTGATATGAATTATAGCAAAAGAaacatttcataatttttttgaaaacATGGAACAAAAATAgatgaagaggagattagatgagagATGATACCGATGCCACACTAGTTTCTACCGGTCACATTTAGAGTGGTTAGTTTCACAACACCGCATCACTAATCAGAAGCAAGAGAAAGATAATCATATTGTATTGACTTCTTTGTAATCTTCGAAGCCATCACTAGCTACTAAACAATCAAACTTTATATAGGCTTCTGAGACCAATAGTAAGAACACTTTCCAGATAGTAAATCTCATTATTTTCTTAAATCCAGTGTAAAGTGACAACAAGATTTTTCAAAACGTGATTGCTAGTAGTTTAAGGACTCTCCAAACCCAGACATCTAAACTGACACAAAAATAAATAGCTGAAAATTGACAGCAGTCATAAGTAGGATCATATGCATCTCAAAATatggaaaaaaaatagaaaacacaAATTGGTTAAACTTTAACACTTGACTTTATGTAACTCTAAGAAAGAAATACTGTGTGTAATCATCTTGGTGCTCTCCTGCATCACTCTTCCCAGCAGGGGCTGTCAACTCATCAATTGCCTTGTTGTAATTATATTTTGAATTACAGAATCAATTTTTCAGGACAAAAAACAAGCCAAGAAAATTGGTCAAACATTATATCAAGTTTTATAATATGAGAAAAACTAAAATAATTGTGTTCAACAATTAAATCTAAGATGGTGGAGATTTCCCTAACCTCTAAAGTGAGAAACTCGTCCCTTAGAATAGCCACTTGATATTGTATGAGAAAGGTCCTGTTATTTCAGACaaattattgaagaaatgaatagTATTCAACCTTTTGAAAGGCTGAATTAAGATACTGAGGATATGATATATCAAAAGATCAACAAATAGCACCTCATCCAGTGATTTTTGGAATGCTTCTTTCATGGTAATATTATCTTGCTTGAGAAACTGCATCTCATCCAGAACATACAACCAAGTGATTCTTGTTCACAATAAAGACATGATAATTAAAAAGTAATATATCCAAGTAGAGGAAAGCAGAAACAAGTGCTTAAGCCAAGACATGATATGGTAACTCACATTCTCAAACTCTATATTGCACTTCAAAGGGTCCATGTACAAGT comes from the Musa acuminata AAA Group cultivar baxijiao chromosome BXJ1-10, Cavendish_Baxijiao_AAA, whole genome shotgun sequence genome and includes:
- the LOC103969165 gene encoding mitochondrial uncoupling protein 5 — protein: MGVKGFVEGGIASIVAGCSTHPLDLIKVRMQLQGEALSPAVSSLRPAVALQGASGLATIHHHQPSLPLPRRPGPIAVGAQILRAEGPAGLFSGVSATVLRQTLYSTTRMGLYDMLKKRWSASGDGGSLPLHRKIAAGLIAGGIGAAVGNPADVAMVRMQADGRLPPAERRNYRSVLDAIGRMARQEGVGSLWRGSSLTVNRAMIVTASQLATYDQAKEAILRQRGAGADGLGTHVAASFAAGLVAAVASNPVDVVKTRVMNMKVEKGAAPPYAGALDCALKTVKAEGPMALYKGFVPTVSRQGPFTVVLFVTLEQVRKMLKDF
- the LOC103969167 gene encoding uncharacterized protein LOC103969167 isoform X3; translation: MLLEVLQLVLAIVWKHLGIISCSKNSYRGILHGSKSITIHGGLVRITWLYVLDEMQFLKQDNITMKEAFQKSLDEDLSHTISSGYSKGRVSHFRGHTTSESPKGKMQKQIKTARNQKEIGSSNKQKEGSSKQKRKYDARDKAARNTKTKEDEGREQRINVKYGKEAIGGNSIRQGTPENHNIAEKEIIGAFGVNSTKRDCLRRSPRNADKKHEMEMYIIEWSRCQYTESCGSGKLNMMDKVNTGASNMKVLEQLCSEQSRQMDRVHIKEKLPGKASKEISGDEAAGTVIVKKYTLRKRKQKDAQLEVKKNFISEMSKDKGKKNHESGLQDYVDKGANRDLVPKRIRQNDFQELNHKNVAEQTMEMFSNEVAGNRAMEQGEARKNIAMKMVRIAASTCKNMKPSDFEEQKRGNATQPKKIESLKSDHQAKFSAPESAVDISARKTKVMRSLGLIPPSGSPFHRNRILEVAHLKT
- the LOC103969167 gene encoding uncharacterized protein LOC103969167 isoform X9; this encodes MLLEVLQLVLAIVWKHLGIISCSKNSYRGILHGSKSITIHGGLVRITWLYVLDEMQFLKQDNITMKEAFQKSLDEDLSHTISSGYSKGRVSHFRGHTTSESPKGKMQKQIKTARNQKEVGSPSMRIGSSNKQKEGSSKQKRKYDARDKAARNTKTKEDEGREQRINVKYGKEAIGGNSIRQEQTMEMFSNEVAGNRAMEQGEARKNIAMKMVRIAASTCKNMKPSDFEEQKRGNATQPKKIESLKSDHQAKFSAPESAVDISARKTKVMRSLGLIPPSGSPFHRNRILEVAHLKT
- the LOC103969167 gene encoding uncharacterized protein LOC103969167 isoform X2, translating into MLLEVLQLVLAIVWKHLGIISCSKNSYRGILHGSKSITIHGGLVRITWLYVLDEMQFLKQDNITMKEAFQKSLDEDLSHTISSGYSKGRVSHFRGHTTSESPKGKMQKQIKTARNQKEVGSPSMRIGSSNKQKEGSSKQKRKYDARDKAARNTKTKEDEGREQRINVKYGKEAIGGNSIRQGTPENHNIAEKEIIGAFGVNSTKRDCLRRSPRNADKKHEMEMYIIEWSRCQYTESCGSGKLNMMDKVNTGASNMKVLEQLCSEQSRQMDRVHIKEKLPGKASKEISGDEAAGTVIVKKYTLRKRKQKDAQLEVKKNFISEMSKDKGKKNHESGLQDYVDKGANRDLVPKRIRQNDFQELNHKNVAEQTMEMFSNEVAGNRAMEQGEARKNIAMKMVRIAASTCKNMKPSDFEEQKRGNATQPKKIESLKSAKFSAPESAVDISARKTKVMRSLGLIPPSGSPFHRNRILEVAHLKT
- the LOC103969167 gene encoding uncharacterized protein LOC103969167 isoform X1 produces the protein MLLEVLQLVLAIVWKHLGIISCSKNSYRGILHGSKSITIHGGLVRITWLYVLDEMQFLKQDNITMKEAFQKSLDEDLSHTISSGYSKGRVSHFRGHTTSESPKGKMQKQIKTARNQKEVGSPSMRIGSSNKQKEGSSKQKRKYDARDKAARNTKTKEDEGREQRINVKYGKEAIGGNSIRQGTPENHNIAEKEIIGAFGVNSTKRDCLRRSPRNADKKHEMEMYIIEWSRCQYTESCGSGKLNMMDKVNTGASNMKVLEQLCSEQSRQMDRVHIKEKLPGKASKEISGDEAAGTVIVKKYTLRKRKQKDAQLEVKKNFISEMSKDKGKKNHESGLQDYVDKGANRDLVPKRIRQNDFQELNHKNVAEQTMEMFSNEVAGNRAMEQGEARKNIAMKMVRIAASTCKNMKPSDFEEQKRGNATQPKKIESLKSDHQAKFSAPESAVDISARKTKVMRSLGLIPPSGSPFHRNRILEVAHLKT
- the LOC103969167 gene encoding uncharacterized protein LOC103969167 isoform X4, with translation MKGHAFRSTATCVSNSLEASGNNQLFQKFIPGDIAWIKIHNNSWWPGQFLKQDNITMKEAFQKSLDEDLSHTISSGYSKGRVSHFRGHTTSESPKGKMQKQIKTARNQKEVGSPSMRIGSSNKQKEGSSKQKRKYDARDKAARNTKTKEDEGREQRINVKYGKEAIGGNSIRQGTPENHNIAEKEIIGAFGVNSTKRDCLRRSPRNADKKHEMEMYIIEWSRCQYTESCGSGKLNMMDKVNTGASNMKVLEQLCSEQSRQMDRVHIKEKLPGKASKEISGDEAAGTVIVKKYTLRKRKQKDAQLEVKKNFISEMSKDKGKKNHESGLQDYVDKGANRDLVPKRIRQNDFQELNHKNVAEQTMEMFSNEVAGNRAMEQGEARKNIAMKMVRIAASTCKNMKPSDFEEQKRGNATQPKKIESLKSDHQAKFSAPESAVDISARKTKVMRSLGLIPPSGSPFHRNRILEVAHLKT
- the LOC103969167 gene encoding uncharacterized protein LOC103969167 isoform X6 is translated as MDPLKCNIEFENFLKQDNITMKEAFQKSLDEDLSHTISSGYSKGRVSHFRGHTTSESPKGKMQKQIKTARNQKEVGSPSMRIGSSNKQKEGSSKQKRKYDARDKAARNTKTKEDEGREQRINVKYGKEAIGGNSIRQGTPENHNIAEKEIIGAFGVNSTKRDCLRRSPRNADKKHEMEMYIIEWSRCQYTESCGSGKLNMMDKVNTGASNMKVLEQLCSEQSRQMDRVHIKEKLPGKASKEISGDEAAGTVIVKKYTLRKRKQKDAQLEVKKNFISEMSKDKGKKNHESGLQDYVDKGANRDLVPKRIRQNDFQELNHKNVAEQTMEMFSNEVAGNRAMEQGEARKNIAMKMVRIAASTCKNMKPSDFEEQKRGNATQPKKIESLKSDHQAKFSAPESAVDISARKTKVMRSLGLIPPSGSPFHRNRILEVAHLKT
- the LOC103969167 gene encoding uncharacterized protein LOC103969167 isoform X5 — protein: MKGHAFRSTATCVSNSLEASGNNQLFQKFIPGDIAWIKIHNNSWWPGQFLKQDNITMKEAFQKSLDEDLSHTISSGYSKGRVSHFRGHTTSESPKGKMQKQIKTARNQKEIGSSNKQKEGSSKQKRKYDARDKAARNTKTKEDEGREQRINVKYGKEAIGGNSIRQGTPENHNIAEKEIIGAFGVNSTKRDCLRRSPRNADKKHEMEMYIIEWSRCQYTESCGSGKLNMMDKVNTGASNMKVLEQLCSEQSRQMDRVHIKEKLPGKASKEISGDEAAGTVIVKKYTLRKRKQKDAQLEVKKNFISEMSKDKGKKNHESGLQDYVDKGANRDLVPKRIRQNDFQELNHKNVAEQTMEMFSNEVAGNRAMEQGEARKNIAMKMVRIAASTCKNMKPSDFEEQKRGNATQPKKIESLKSDHQAKFSAPESAVDISARKTKVMRSLGLIPPSGSPFHRNRILEVAHLKT
- the LOC103969167 gene encoding uncharacterized protein LOC103969167 isoform X8, producing the protein MVAWSGHTTSESPKGKMQKQIKTARNQKEIGSSNKQKEGSSKQKRKYDARDKAARNTKTKEDEGREQRINVKYGKEAIGGNSIRQGTPENHNIAEKEIIGAFGVNSTKRDCLRRSPRNADKKHEMEMYIIEWSRCQYTESCGSGKLNMMDKVNTGASNMKVLEQLCSEQSRQMDRVHIKEKLPGKASKEISGDEAAGTVIVKKYTLRKRKQKDAQLEVKKNFISEMSKDKGKKNHESGLQDYVDKGANRDLVPKRIRQNDFQELNHKNVAEQTMEMFSNEVAGNRAMEQGEARKNIAMKMVRIAASTCKNMKPSDFEEQKRGNATQPKKIESLKSDHQAKFSAPESAVDISARKTKVMRSLGLIPPSGSPFHRNRILEVAHLKT
- the LOC103969167 gene encoding uncharacterized protein LOC103969167 isoform X7, encoding MVAWSGHTTSESPKGKMQKQIKTARNQKEVGSPSMRIGSSNKQKEGSSKQKRKYDARDKAARNTKTKEDEGREQRINVKYGKEAIGGNSIRQGTPENHNIAEKEIIGAFGVNSTKRDCLRRSPRNADKKHEMEMYIIEWSRCQYTESCGSGKLNMMDKVNTGASNMKVLEQLCSEQSRQMDRVHIKEKLPGKASKEISGDEAAGTVIVKKYTLRKRKQKDAQLEVKKNFISEMSKDKGKKNHESGLQDYVDKGANRDLVPKRIRQNDFQELNHKNVAEQTMEMFSNEVAGNRAMEQGEARKNIAMKMVRIAASTCKNMKPSDFEEQKRGNATQPKKIESLKSDHQAKFSAPESAVDISARKTKVMRSLGLIPPSGSPFHRNRILEVAHLKT
- the LOC103969167 gene encoding uncharacterized protein LOC103969167 isoform X10, translated to MKGHAFRSTATCVSNSLEASGNNQLFQKFIPGDIAWIKIHNNSWWPGQFLKQDNITMKEAFQKSLDEDLSHTISSGYSKGRVSHFRGHTTSESPKGKMQKQIKTARNQKEIGSSNKQKEGSSKQKRKYDARDKAARNTKTKEDEGREQRINVKYGKEAIGGNSIRQEQTMEMFSNEVAGNRAMEQGEARKNIAMKMVRIAASTCKNMKPSDFEEQKRGNATQPKKIESLKSDHQAKFSAPESAVDISARKTKVMRSLGLIPPSGSPFHRNRILEVAHLKT